CCCAGCTTCAAGCTCATGCCCAAACACAAGCTCAGGCGGCACAAGCCCatgctcaagctcaagcgCAGGTGCAAATGCAGGTGTCAGCCGCAGCACAGGCTCAAGCAACTGCTCAAGTTCAAGCTCACGCGGCGGCTAAAGCAGCCCAAGCCCAAAGACAACAAGCTCAGATACAATCTCATGTCCAGAATCAGAACTCTTCTCCGAATCCGAACCAGCCTGAGCTCAGTCGTCGAGAGCAACAACTGAAATCACTCTCAGCGCTCGGTATATCCGCGACACCCCCTACGACTTTGtctactcttcctccatcctcgGCTTCGATACCTTCGTTACCTTCTTTACCTGGATCGGGCTCAATGGGTTCTGTAACGCAAGTTCCGCCTATGACTTCGTCTgggcaaggaggaggtaTGGGGAGGACCCCAACGCCAAGCCAACTGCATACGCCTACAATGGGACATGGGCCACTCGGTCAAGGTATTTCAACGCCTGTTACACCTCGCGCCAACGCCAATATGGCCGCAAACTCCAACAAAAACAACTTGGCCAATGCCAACCACTCGGTATCCGTATCATCCCCCGCTAATCGACCAAAGAAGCGGCTCCCTTCCCGCCGACGTCAAGCTTCTACCTCTTCAGCAGTCGGCGAGATGGGCATAAAGTTGGAGCAAGGAATGGATATACCGCCCGTGCCGAATTTGCCTGCTGAATATGTAGGATCCGGCCAGGCGAATGGGTCGTCACCTGGTGCTAGCGGATCATCTACTGGTAAAGGTCTCAgcggaaaaggaaaggccCAAGGTTTGGGTATAGGTATTGGTGTAAGCTCCCCTAGGATCGCGAGCTCTTCCGGTGCAGCGAGCCCCAAACTGGGATCAGGGGTAGGGGTGATGACCGGCACAATTGCGCAGAGGAGAGCGGAAGCGTCCGCGGCAAGgctggagaggatgggtgGGGAGATCGATTCAGAGATGGGCGCTCAACATAGTCAGCATGgtcatcaacatcaacaacaCCAGTATCATCACCAGCAACATTCGCCTTTATCCCCTATGTCAGTCTCGACATTCCATTATCCTCCTGAATACCGccatccctcttctcatGCGCATAGCTACGCCCGCACTCTTCACCATTATCCTCATGCTGAGCACGGTCATCTTCAACCCCAGGCAGTCTCTGCTACCCAAGCACAAGCTCAAGCAGACGTGGAGAATGCCTACTACTACGGCACTCGTTCACCAAATTCGCAATCGCTCTCTGCAGCTGGTCTGGGCGACATGCGCCACATAAGTGACATGAACGATATGGGAGAGATGGGTGATTTGCGAGATATGAGGGAGATACGAGATATCCGCAATATGGGAGATATGGGCGATATGGGTGACATGGGTAATCTGGGTAGTATAAGCGACATGGGTGATATGGGTGATATGGGCGATATGGGCCACTTGCGTGAGATGGATGGCATGGATATGGAGATAGGAATGTTTGGCTCAGGTGAAGAGAGGgcagggagggaaggagggaggttGATGGGTATTGGGATGTAAATCGTGGTgtcgaaagaagagaaccGGGCAACGAACGCCACGAAGAATCGGTTGTTTCCCCTTTCGTGAGTACTTTAGGGTCCGCTCAATCTTACTCTGTTCTGCAACATCATCTAGCTAACTGGTCTCCTATGATAGCATCTTTTTGGCAAGGCTATTCTATCCGTTGGACAATAACaactttcttcctttgcgtcttttttcttttttatcTTTGTGCTCTTTCTTTATATTCTCGCTATCACTTTAATGTGTTTGACTATCTCAACTTTTCGAGTTCATCTAACTGCAGTTATCAAGACAGTACCATGTAGAGGTTGTTCGAAAGAGTCCTTGGTGCGGGGAAAGTGGGAAGACAAATCAGTGTATTACTGTTCCTTATGAGTCTCATTATTTTTATATGATATGTTTGCTTAATGTGTGTGCGAAAATGAATatgcttctttctcatttCGAACGTGACACAAATAAATCGTGATTCAGACGTAAGATTCATAGTAGTAGTGGAGATACTCGATATGATTACATTAATTTTTTTCCATTTCAACTGTTATC
This Cryptococcus neoformans var. neoformans B-3501A chromosome 14, whole genome shotgun sequence DNA region includes the following protein-coding sequences:
- a CDS encoding hypothetical protein (Similar to gi|3617817|emb|CAA12197.1| SRF related protein [Dictyostelium discoideum], FASTA scores: opt: 584, E(): 4.5e-18, (45.560% identity (66.023% similar) in 259 aa overlap (238-483:22-269)); HMMPfam hit to SRF-TF, SRF-type transcription factor (DNA-binding and dimerisation domain), score: 92.0, E(): 1.5e-24) codes for the protein MEDSYSPRIRTPHMNHLHPSHPAHQHSHSPRTVSITMEDYIADDNDRGDGLGMGEMGMGSGFGEGDFGEGMGIDMDFATCALTPTLSQHSLSRPPTSHSLADAPSSGGLNSSALPSSGGMSGTMPSIGYGAQQHQHRHPQAQQQHQHHAHQSQQQQHPSQPHPTSQSNQQSHPHAHHQAYSQPHAHTHTDHMQSMHPNSGMDMFQSETGLEDEDDEEDTRAKRPRPNTSQPFHASRAPSHPHSNSNSHSHDPDAENDNDNDNDVSDKDEPQRRKIKIEYIPDKSRRHITFSKRKAGIMKKAYELSILTGTQVLLLVVSETGLVYTFTTNKLQPLVQKSEGKNLIQACLNAPDGFGPDGEPVGPMSATKSKNGGLAIRPHKLPAGASAAMAKSQALSAEQNAAQLQAHAQTQAQAAQAHAQAQAQVQMQVSAAAQAQATAQVQAHAAAKAAQAQRQQAQIQSHVQNQNSSPNPNQPELSRREQQLKSLSALGISATPPTTLSTLPPSSASIPSLPSLPGSGSMGSVTQVPPMTSSGQGGGMGRTPTPSQLHTPTMGHGPLGQGISTPVTPRANANMAANSNKNNLANANHSVSVSSPANRPKKRLPSRRRQASTSSAVGEMGIKLEQGMDIPPVPNLPAEYVGSGQANGSSPGASGSSTGKGLSGKGKAQGLGIGIGVSSPRIASSSGAASPKLGSGVGVMTGTIAQRRAEASAARLERMGGEIDSEMGAQHSQHGHQHQQHQYHHQQHSPLSPMSVSTFHYPPEYRHPSSHAHSYARTLHHYPHAEHGHLQPQAVSATQAQAQADVENAYYYGTRSPNSQSLSAAGLGDMRHISDMNDMGEMGDLRDMREIRDIRNMGDMGDMGDMGNLGSISDMGDMGDMGDMGHLREMDGMDMEIGMFGSGEERAGREGGRLMGIGM